In Moorella sp. Hama-1, a single genomic region encodes these proteins:
- a CDS encoding transposase, with the protein MSRLSIAELHKEVTSRGIVAQVSGMTLWRWLSEDAIRPWRYRSWIFPRDPAFSEKAARVLGLYEGFWDNQPLGPRDYVISADEKTSIQARKRKYCSQGPKPQQAMRIEHEYERKGAWAYLAAWDVKRAKIFGRCESKSGIAPFERLVRQVMSQEPYASAKRVFWIMDNGSSHRGERSIERLQAQWPTIIPVHLPIHASWLNQTVMRAITKEGTVRAAC; encoded by the coding sequence TTGTCTCGTTTATCAATAGCTGAGTTGCACAAAGAAGTGACCAGCCGGGGAATTGTAGCTCAGGTAAGTGGCATGACCCTGTGGCGGTGGTTGAGCGAAGATGCCATTCGGCCCTGGCGTTACCGCAGCTGGATTTTCCCCAGGGACCCTGCCTTTTCGGAAAAAGCCGCACGGGTACTGGGTCTTTATGAAGGGTTCTGGGATAATCAACCACTTGGCCCTAGGGATTATGTTATATCTGCTGATGAAAAAACCAGTATTCAGGCTCGAAAACGCAAGTATTGTTCTCAAGGGCCTAAACCGCAGCAAGCCATGCGTATTGAGCACGAATATGAAAGAAAAGGGGCATGGGCCTATTTGGCTGCCTGGGATGTAAAAAGGGCGAAAATCTTTGGCCGTTGCGAAAGCAAAAGTGGGATAGCTCCATTTGAGAGGCTCGTTCGCCAGGTGATGAGTCAAGAACCTTATGCTTCGGCAAAAAGAGTTTTCTGGATTATGGATAATGGCTCTTCTCATCGAGGAGAACGCTCAATTGAACGCCTTCAAGCGCAATGGCCTACGATTATACCGGTTCATTTGCCCATTCACGCCAGTTGGCTTAATCAAACTGTCATGCGAGCAATTACGAAAGAAGGAACGGTTCGGGCAGCTTGTTAA
- a CDS encoding IS1634 family transposase, whose amino-acid sequence MRHRNYVLKYLDKNILFTNQDEWPDSTIVATYRGQASIEEAFKVMKNPHFIGWSPMYHWTDARIRVHAFYCVLALTLASLLRREIYQKGLDLSLTSLLEELAGIYEVAHIYPPEAKQKDVFTLSACNETQQKLIELLALDKMHQAVA is encoded by the coding sequence ATACGTCACCGTAATTATGTTTTAAAGTACTTAGATAAAAACATCCTCTTCACCAACCAGGATGAATGGCCGGATAGCACCATTGTTGCCACCTACCGAGGTCAGGCCAGCATTGAGGAGGCTTTCAAGGTAATGAAAAACCCCCATTTCATTGGCTGGAGCCCCATGTACCACTGGACCGATGCCAGGATCCGCGTCCATGCTTTCTACTGTGTCCTGGCTTTGACCCTGGCTTCCCTGCTCCGCCGGGAAATTTATCAAAAAGGGCTCGACTTAAGCCTCACTTCCCTCCTGGAGGAACTGGCGGGAATTTATGAGGTCGCTCATATCTACCCGCCGGAAGCTAAACAGAAAGATGTATTTACCCTTTCTGCGTGCAATGAAACGCAACAGAAGCTTATTGAGCTATTGGCATTGGATAAAATGCATCAGGCGGTTGCCTGA
- a CDS encoding FAD binding domain-containing protein, with the protein MPGSFDYFRAGTIAEASAALKQEGAVALAGGTDLLA; encoded by the coding sequence ATGCCCGGGTCCTTTGATTATTTCCGTGCCGGGACCATTGCCGAAGCTTCGGCTGCTTTAAAGCAGGAAGGCGCGGTAGCCCTGGCAGGAGGAACTGATCTTCTAGCGTAA
- a CDS encoding molybdopterin cofactor-binding domain-containing protein gives MLAGSSGSRVPTGIEVDLRTGAIEVLKLVTAINPGRVLNPLTARGQLTGAMVQAMGSALSEKLIFSSNGAMRNPTLTDYKIPTARDLPAELKTIFIETPDATGPFGTRGLGEHGAVAIPPAIANALYVALGIDFYELPLTPDAVLRALKKTGIRPTDKGGEKYARVL, from the coding sequence ATCCTGGCGGGAAGTTCCGGTAGCAGAGTTCCTACCGGGATAGAAGTTGATCTGCGGACGGGTGCGATTGAGGTATTAAAGCTGGTCACAGCTATTAATCCCGGCCGGGTGCTCAATCCCCTGACTGCCAGGGGGCAGTTGACAGGAGCCATGGTTCAGGCGATGGGCTCGGCGCTGTCGGAAAAGCTCATTTTTAGTTCCAACGGTGCCATGCGTAACCCCACCCTGACGGATTACAAAATACCGACAGCTAGGGATCTGCCGGCGGAATTAAAAACGATTTTCATCGAGACTCCTGATGCGACGGGCCCCTTTGGCACCCGGGGCCTGGGGGAACACGGCGCAGTAGCCATCCCGCCGGCCATCGCCAATGCCCTTTATGTAGCCCTGGGGATTGACTTTTACGAATTACCCCTGACCCCGGATGCCGTGCTCCGGGCTTTAAAAAAGACGGGGATAAGGCCAACCGACAAAGGAGGTGAAAAGTATGCCCGGGTCCTTTGA
- a CDS encoding DDE-type integrase/transposase/recombinase codes for MAPATLYQWQQPEATRPAAWEPPPLYRENTGDNFRALAVLAVVLEHPDWGGQRLSDYLLREKVCYISPKEAVALRRQAKEYIDRHGLREKKPRRYEFIRPNDCWCLDFKEIITPYDKYYLCEVIDDRSRLTLSWLLGKKATTALAIATLKIAIQQYGKPVALKTDRGAQFKDQFAAYLKKEAIYHLKSIPYYPRCNAKIERVFRDVEDHVVSRLTATTTLPQLLTMLAEEAYQHNHVRPHQSLGRLTPAEVYRGNGQAIMSNIKALKPNGKHKSWREVPVAEFLPG; via the coding sequence GTGGCCCCGGCGACCCTATACCAGTGGCAACAGCCAGAAGCAACCCGGCCGGCAGCCTGGGAGCCGCCGCCCCTGTACCGGGAGAATACCGGGGACAACTTTCGCGCCTTGGCCGTCCTGGCTGTAGTTTTAGAGCATCCCGACTGGGGCGGCCAGCGCCTCAGCGACTACCTGCTGCGGGAGAAGGTCTGTTATATCTCGCCCAAAGAAGCCGTGGCTTTACGCCGCCAGGCCAAGGAATACATAGACAGGCACGGCCTGCGGGAAAAAAAGCCCAGGCGTTACGAGTTTATCCGGCCCAACGACTGCTGGTGTCTGGATTTTAAAGAGATCATCACCCCTTATGACAAGTATTACTTATGTGAGGTGATTGATGACCGGTCCCGCCTAACTTTAAGCTGGCTCTTGGGAAAAAAGGCGACTACCGCTTTAGCCATTGCTACCCTCAAGATAGCTATCCAGCAATACGGTAAGCCAGTGGCCTTAAAGACCGACCGGGGTGCCCAGTTTAAAGACCAGTTTGCCGCTTACCTGAAAAAAGAGGCTATCTATCACCTGAAAAGTATCCCTTACTACCCGCGTTGCAACGCCAAAATCGAACGAGTGTTCCGGGATGTTGAAGATCACGTCGTCAGCCGGCTCACGGCCACTACCACTTTACCTCAGCTACTGACTATGCTGGCGGAAGAAGCCTACCAGCACAACCATGTTCGCCCCCACCAGAGCCTGGGGAGATTAACCCCGGCTGAAGTTTATCGGGGTAATGGACAGGCCATTATGTCCAATATCAAAGCCCTAAAACCGAATGGCAAACATAAATCCTGGCGGGAAGTTCCGGTAGCAGAGTTCCTACCGGGATAG
- a CDS encoding transposase, which translates to MVQKKARTKDYTPEERVAIILEGQGNKETVAAVARKYGISRETYYTWQREHQTAIQALWQEQPAGRKPKGHLDDLNAAAERIKALEAENAALAAEKKALEKQFALTDLRLLNCKIILNRVPDELKKNLAYPWRKKSSSKRPGQSPGPGYHRRRRPLL; encoded by the coding sequence ATGGTCCAGAAAAAAGCCCGTACAAAAGATTATACCCCGGAGGAACGTGTAGCCATTATCCTTGAGGGTCAGGGCAACAAAGAAACAGTAGCTGCTGTAGCTAGGAAATACGGCATATCTCGGGAAACCTACTACACCTGGCAACGAGAGCATCAGACAGCCATCCAGGCCCTCTGGCAAGAACAGCCCGCCGGCCGTAAACCGAAGGGACACCTGGACGATTTAAATGCCGCCGCAGAGCGGATTAAGGCCCTGGAAGCCGAGAACGCCGCCCTGGCGGCGGAGAAAAAGGCCCTGGAAAAGCAATTCGCCCTGACGGACCTGCGCCTCTTAAACTGCAAGATAATCTTGAATAGGGTCCCGGACGAACTTAAAAAAAACTTGGCATACCCCTGGAGAAAGAAAAGCTCTTCTAAGCGGCCTGGCCAGTCACCAGGGCCAGGTTACCATCGAAGAAGGCGTCCACTGCTTTGA
- a CDS encoding DDE-type integrase/transposase/recombinase: MSRATYYRWLKQAGRKEDYSQSGNFAAAPAGGAKVARSKPEVQVTTEIEELICPLKQQYPYYGLVKISQHLRRFAGVHITPTKVLRVLEKHHLPLSDFYAPRQPKEVTRFERSQPNELWATDLMVYRLKGGQRLYFIAWLDDYSRFVLAHGVFASGEAQNVVQVLRQAVRLYGLPQEVLTDQGRQFHSWNGLTEFEVLLANWGIKHTMTRPHNPGCNGKIESLHRNLQRELLRRKELTSLEEAQQEIAAYIRYYNHERPHQGIGGLTPADRYFGLAEEVNKYTLHPNPCPRTLYLTGKIEDGVWRVEELPTGGIALSLGGQELKRWPSTKDWSLALA; this comes from the coding sequence ATCTCCCGGGCCACCTATTACCGCTGGCTGAAGCAGGCTGGAAGAAAGGAGGATTATAGTCAATCTGGCAATTTTGCCGCCGCCCCGGCAGGAGGAGCAAAGGTAGCCCGGTCCAAACCTGAAGTTCAGGTTACGACAGAAATAGAAGAACTCATCTGTCCCTTGAAGCAGCAATATCCCTACTACGGCCTGGTCAAGATCAGCCAGCACTTGCGACGCTTTGCCGGGGTACATATCACCCCCACCAAGGTGCTCAGGGTTTTAGAAAAGCATCACCTCCCCTTAAGCGACTTCTACGCCCCCAGGCAACCTAAAGAGGTCACCCGGTTTGAACGCTCCCAGCCCAACGAGTTGTGGGCCACGGACCTGATGGTCTACCGCTTGAAGGGCGGCCAGCGCCTCTACTTCATTGCCTGGCTGGACGACTACAGCCGCTTCGTGCTGGCCCACGGTGTCTTTGCCTCCGGTGAGGCCCAGAACGTAGTCCAGGTATTGAGACAAGCCGTCCGCCTCTATGGCCTGCCCCAGGAGGTTTTAACCGACCAGGGCCGCCAGTTCCACTCCTGGAATGGCCTGACGGAGTTCGAGGTTTTATTGGCCAACTGGGGGATTAAACACACTATGACCCGGCCCCATAACCCCGGCTGTAACGGCAAGATCGAATCCCTGCACCGCAATCTGCAACGGGAGCTATTGCGGCGGAAAGAATTAACTTCCCTCGAGGAAGCGCAACAAGAGATCGCAGCCTATATCCGCTACTACAACCATGAACGGCCCCATCAGGGGATCGGCGGCCTGACCCCGGCTGACCGCTACTTCGGCCTGGCAGAGGAAGTGAACAAATACACCCTCCACCCCAACCCCTGTCCTCGCACCCTGTACCTGACGGGCAAGATCGAGGACGGGGTCTGGCGGGTGGAAGAATTACCAACAGGGGGGATCGCCTTAAGTTTAGGCGGCCAGGAGCTCAAACGCTGGCCCTCCACTAAAGACTGGTCCCTGGCCCTGGCTTAA
- a CDS encoding DNA methyltransferase, whose protein sequence is MLDSFGGSGTTAAVAHKMGRNWAMVEMGDHCFTHIIPRLKSVIAGTDHTGVTKEYKWQGGGGFSFCELGDPLFDEKGWIRNNGVS, encoded by the coding sequence GTGCTCGACTCCTTTGGTGGAAGTGGGACAACAGCTGCTGTGGCTCATAAAATGGGGCGCAATTGGGCCATGGTAGAGATGGGTGACCATTGTTTCACTCACATCATACCAAGACTCAAATCGGTTATTGCCGGTACTGACCATACGGGTGTCACAAAGGAATATAAATGGCAGGGTGGAGGTGGATTTAGTTTCTGTGAGTTAGGAGATCCCCTTTTCGACGAGAAGGGTTGGATTAGAAATAATGGGGTTAGTTAA
- a CDS encoding aspartate ammonia-lyase, whose product MWASSFDAREQRLHPELIIALAMVKKAAALANMKVGTLERVKAMAIARAADEVIEGKWHDYFIGEVIQGGAGTAINMNANEVITNRALVILGYQPGACDKLNPIDDVNKGQSTNDVLPTAMRIAAIRLWQRYIKANLLLAGTLREKAAQYMDAIKLGRTHLQDAVPLTIGAELEAWAAAIQRDIERGHRAQKLLAKVNLGGTAIGTGINAHPLYREIVIEELRLASSIPNLWLAKNLIDATQNLDILVEVSGFLRTAAVTLTKIANDLRLMAFGPMAGQAEVELPSLAAGSSIMAGKVNPIIPEVVNQVCFKVFGNDLTISMAASAGQLELNVMQPVLAFALFESLSMLAEAVNSPALRVIKGVKFRVERCRHYAEGALSLVTPLVPVIGYAAAADVAKKALASGRNILEVARELKLLPEEQARELLDPRHMLPN is encoded by the coding sequence ATGTGGGCTTCCAGTTTTGATGCCAGAGAACAGAGGTTGCACCCGGAACTGATAATTGCCCTGGCCATGGTAAAAAAGGCGGCAGCCCTGGCTAATATGAAGGTGGGAACCCTGGAGCGGGTCAAAGCCATGGCCATTGCCCGGGCAGCCGATGAGGTAATTGAAGGGAAATGGCATGATTATTTTATCGGCGAGGTCATACAAGGCGGCGCCGGCACGGCGATCAATATGAACGCCAACGAAGTGATTACCAACCGGGCGCTGGTAATTTTGGGTTACCAGCCGGGAGCTTGTGATAAACTGAACCCCATTGATGATGTAAATAAAGGCCAATCCACCAACGATGTGTTGCCCACGGCCATGAGAATTGCCGCCATCAGGCTCTGGCAGCGTTATATCAAAGCCAATTTATTGCTCGCCGGAACTCTGAGGGAAAAAGCAGCCCAATACATGGATGCTATTAAACTGGGACGCACCCACTTACAGGATGCGGTGCCTTTAACAATAGGCGCTGAGCTGGAAGCCTGGGCCGCGGCCATCCAGCGCGACATAGAACGTGGCCATCGGGCGCAAAAACTGCTGGCGAAAGTTAACCTAGGAGGGACGGCCATTGGCACCGGTATAAATGCTCATCCCCTTTACCGGGAAATAGTGATTGAGGAATTGCGCTTGGCAAGCAGTATACCGAACTTATGGCTGGCCAAAAACCTTATTGATGCTACCCAAAACCTTGATATACTGGTTGAGGTATCCGGGTTCTTGCGGACGGCGGCCGTCACCCTGACGAAAATAGCCAACGATTTGCGCTTAATGGCCTTCGGTCCAATGGCGGGCCAGGCGGAAGTAGAGTTGCCCTCCCTGGCTGCCGGTTCCAGCATTATGGCTGGTAAGGTTAACCCCATCATTCCCGAGGTAGTCAACCAGGTTTGCTTTAAAGTGTTCGGCAACGACCTGACCATCAGCATGGCCGCCTCGGCAGGACAGTTGGAACTAAATGTTATGCAGCCGGTGCTGGCCTTTGCCCTCTTTGAGAGCTTGAGCATGCTAGCTGAAGCCGTAAATTCCCCGGCCTTGAGAGTTATCAAGGGAGTGAAGTTCCGGGTGGAGCGCTGCCGCCACTATGCTGAGGGCGCCTTGAGCCTGGTAACCCCCCTCGTACCCGTCATCGGCTATGCCGCAGCGGCTGATGTTGCCAAGAAAGCCCTGGCCAGCGGCAGGAATATTCTGGAAGTGGCAAGGGAGTTGAAACTGCTACCGGAAGAGCAGGCGCGGGAATTGTTGGACCCGCGTCATATGTTGCCAAATTAA
- a CDS encoding nucleobase:cation symporter-2 family protein, translating into MGRRFIGVDEKPASPSLILYGIQHVLAMFAGIVAVPLMVGTALKLPGDQMTILVQGSLLTSGIGTLIQCLGIGGLGARLPICMGTAFVFISPFISVGSNLGLQAILGAAIVGGIVEFILSFFVWRIQKLVPPVVTGTVVVLIGMGLMPLGFTWLAGGEGPLFGQPVSFAIGGLVLVLLILINQFTRGFFPSISIALAIVVGYLAAGITGILDLGLVKEASWIAMPKVFSFGPPKFSWPAILAVLVAQFASMLETIGDTYATGVVARKKIGPRELSGAIGVDGLLSSIAVVFNGLSITSFSQNIGVISITGVASRFAVAASGVILLLLGLVPKFAAMVAGMPAPVLGGAALVMFGAIAGSGILQFRDANVFGQREMLIFATSVALGMGFGLHPAGALDHLPSSLAVILGSGVAVGGSTAIILNRILPKKEDE; encoded by the coding sequence ATGGGCAGACGCTTTATTGGTGTGGATGAGAAACCCGCCTCGCCATCTTTAATCCTTTATGGTATTCAACATGTCCTGGCTATGTTTGCCGGGATAGTTGCTGTGCCCTTGATGGTAGGAACTGCATTGAAACTACCTGGGGACCAGATGACCATTCTAGTACAAGGTTCGCTTCTAACTAGTGGAATCGGCACACTCATTCAATGTCTGGGTATCGGTGGGCTGGGCGCCAGGCTCCCTATCTGTATGGGGACAGCATTTGTGTTTATCTCACCATTTATAAGCGTCGGTTCTAATCTGGGCCTCCAGGCTATCCTTGGAGCGGCGATTGTTGGGGGTATAGTTGAATTTATTTTGAGCTTTTTTGTTTGGCGTATTCAAAAACTAGTACCCCCGGTTGTTACCGGCACTGTTGTTGTCTTAATTGGTATGGGATTAATGCCCCTTGGCTTTACATGGTTAGCAGGCGGTGAAGGCCCTCTTTTTGGTCAGCCGGTGAGTTTTGCCATTGGCGGGCTAGTTTTGGTACTTCTCATTCTAATAAACCAGTTTACGAGAGGTTTTTTTCCATCTATATCTATTGCTTTGGCCATTGTCGTTGGTTATCTGGCAGCTGGTATTACGGGGATATTGGATCTTGGATTAGTAAAGGAAGCGTCATGGATCGCTATGCCAAAGGTATTTTCTTTTGGGCCGCCAAAGTTTTCGTGGCCTGCAATATTAGCAGTACTGGTAGCGCAATTTGCTTCAATGCTGGAAACTATCGGGGATACCTATGCCACCGGTGTGGTTGCTAGAAAAAAAATAGGTCCGAGGGAGTTATCTGGAGCTATAGGCGTCGATGGGTTATTGTCTTCAATCGCAGTTGTATTTAACGGTTTGTCAATAACTTCTTTCAGCCAAAATATTGGTGTCATAAGTATTACCGGGGTTGCTAGCCGTTTTGCCGTAGCCGCCAGCGGTGTAATTTTATTGCTTCTAGGCCTGGTACCAAAGTTTGCAGCCATGGTTGCCGGTATGCCTGCGCCGGTACTTGGGGGCGCAGCTCTGGTTATGTTTGGTGCTATTGCCGGTTCGGGTATTTTACAGTTTCGCGATGCGAATGTTTTCGGGCAGCGCGAGATGCTTATTTTTGCAACTTCTGTCGCCTTGGGTATGGGCTTTGGGTTACATCCGGCAGGCGCTCTTGATCACCTGCCATCTTCTCTTGCAGTTATACTAGGGTCTGGGGTTGCGGTAGGTGGTTCAACAGCCATCATACTTAACCGGATACTGCCAAAAAAAGAAGATGAATGA
- a CDS encoding DMT family transporter produces MLVFFFLAFGVGAIWAIQPVINAGLARYTSSLVASTISFIIGSFVLILSVIIFHLLTKEPFRLEVLGQIKPIYYFGGVIGAAVVLSMTKIIPILGAGGVLSSAITGQLIMAAIIDQYGLFGAPRVTLNLIRIVGIVLLLIGVNLVIHK; encoded by the coding sequence ATGCTTGTATTTTTCTTTTTAGCCTTTGGTGTCGGAGCTATATGGGCGATTCAACCGGTAATCAACGCAGGCCTTGCCAGATATACTAGTTCGCTGGTTGCTTCGACTATATCTTTTATAATTGGTTCATTTGTGCTCATCCTCTCAGTCATCATATTCCATTTGTTAACGAAAGAACCCTTCAGGTTAGAGGTCTTAGGCCAGATAAAACCCATTTATTATTTCGGAGGGGTAATCGGCGCTGCCGTCGTACTTAGTATGACGAAGATTATTCCCATACTTGGCGCGGGAGGGGTGCTTTCGTCTGCCATAACAGGACAGTTGATTATGGCAGCAATAATTGATCAATATGGGTTATTTGGGGCTCCACGTGTTACTTTAAATTTAATTCGCATAGTGGGTATAGTATTACTATTGATCGGCGTAAACCTGGTAATTCATAAATAA
- a CDS encoding ring-opening amidohydrolase, translated as MQKVEVFRIATASPDDVSGLAAMIDAGTINPHEIVAILGKTEGNGCVNDFTRGFSTQSLAVYLAEKMGISSNEVLRKVAFVMSGGTEGVMTPHLTVFVRKDVQEPAKQGKRLAVGVAFTRDFLPEELGRMEQVNEVARAVKEAMVNAMITDPRDVHFVQIKCPLLTAERIADAKRRGHEVVVNDTYKSMAYSRGASALGVAIALGEISASKINNDVICHDWSLYSSVASTSAGVELLKDEIILVGNSVHSASDLVIGHSVMQDAIDADAVRAALKDAGLKFDCCPTADELSKIVNVLAKAEAASYGTVRGRRNTMLDDSDINHTRMARAVVNAVIANVVKDPMVYVSGGAEHQGPDGGGPIAVIARA; from the coding sequence ATGCAAAAGGTAGAGGTTTTCCGTATCGCAACGGCGTCACCGGATGATGTCAGTGGCTTGGCGGCTATGATTGATGCAGGAACAATTAACCCGCACGAGATTGTTGCTATTCTGGGAAAAACAGAAGGTAATGGCTGCGTTAATGATTTTACCCGTGGTTTTTCCACACAGTCTTTAGCAGTTTACCTGGCCGAAAAAATGGGAATAAGCTCTAATGAAGTTCTTCGAAAAGTTGCGTTCGTAATGTCAGGTGGTACTGAAGGTGTAATGACACCGCACCTTACTGTTTTTGTCCGGAAAGATGTACAAGAACCTGCTAAACAGGGAAAACGGTTAGCGGTAGGTGTTGCTTTCACGAGAGATTTCTTGCCAGAAGAACTGGGGCGGATGGAACAGGTAAATGAGGTAGCCCGGGCGGTAAAGGAAGCCATGGTTAATGCTATGATAACCGATCCCCGGGACGTTCACTTTGTTCAAATAAAATGTCCGCTTTTAACGGCGGAAAGAATTGCAGACGCAAAACGACGAGGGCATGAAGTAGTAGTTAATGACACTTATAAGTCAATGGCCTATTCACGCGGAGCATCAGCATTAGGGGTTGCTATTGCACTAGGCGAAATATCTGCAAGCAAGATTAACAACGATGTTATTTGCCATGATTGGAGTTTATATTCCAGTGTGGCTTCCACTTCGGCTGGCGTTGAACTCCTAAAAGATGAAATCATTCTGGTCGGTAACTCTGTTCATAGTGCCAGTGATTTAGTCATAGGACATTCAGTTATGCAAGACGCCATTGACGCAGATGCGGTACGCGCTGCTCTTAAGGATGCCGGGTTAAAATTTGATTGTTGTCCGACAGCTGATGAACTCAGCAAGATTGTCAATGTACTGGCCAAAGCTGAAGCTGCATCTTATGGTACGGTAAGGGGTCGTCGCAATACAATGCTCGATGATTCCGATATCAACCATACCCGAATGGCGCGAGCGGTAGTAAACGCAGTAATTGCCAATGTGGTAAAGGACCCCATGGTATATGTTTCCGGTGGCGCAGAGCATCAAGGGCCCGATGGCGGTGGACCAATTGCAGTTATTGCCAGAGCCTAG
- a CDS encoding DUF1116 domain-containing protein — MTLSKDLIKSPVKVINLGLDSFARDLSSLGVANVHVEWKPPANGDPDLIRLLSLLEEHTDVINNANQQAISRLLESRPKLVDIGLAGEEIPGFERKMLLHSGPPITWSKMCGPMRGAVIGALIYEGLANDVGEAEALAASGEIKFAPCHEYGAVGPMAGVISASMPVFVIENETFGNRAYSNFNEGLGKVLRFGANSPEVIDRLHWLRDVMAPALREAIRSIGGIDLKTLTAKALQMGDECHNRNLAATSLLTRTLMPALVKTCTPDKLEEIALFMAKNDHFYLNISMAACKASLDAAHGVPGSTLVSVMARNGVEFGIRVSGLSGEWFTAPAPFVKGLYFPGYGDAEANPDLGDSAITETCGLGGFAMAAAPAIVQFVGGTTEDALNYTREMYNITLTANPDYNIPNLDFRPTPTGIDVLKVVETGICPIINTGIAHRKAGIGQIGAGLVRAPMECFIVALKRLAEVIC; from the coding sequence GTGACTTTAAGTAAAGATTTAATTAAAAGTCCCGTCAAAGTAATAAACTTGGGACTTGATTCTTTTGCCCGTGATCTGTCTTCCCTTGGAGTTGCCAATGTTCATGTAGAGTGGAAGCCGCCTGCCAACGGCGATCCGGATCTCATCAGATTATTGTCATTATTAGAGGAACATACCGATGTTATAAATAATGCCAACCAACAAGCCATCAGCCGCCTCTTGGAGTCCCGTCCCAAGCTAGTGGATATTGGGCTTGCTGGTGAAGAGATCCCGGGTTTTGAGCGCAAGATGCTTTTGCATTCTGGACCACCGATTACTTGGAGCAAAATGTGCGGTCCTATGCGGGGGGCTGTTATCGGTGCTCTTATATATGAAGGCCTGGCCAATGATGTAGGGGAAGCTGAAGCACTAGCTGCCAGTGGTGAAATAAAGTTTGCTCCCTGTCATGAGTATGGTGCTGTCGGGCCCATGGCCGGGGTTATTTCGGCGTCGATGCCTGTGTTTGTTATCGAAAATGAAACCTTTGGGAACCGGGCTTACTCCAATTTCAATGAGGGCCTGGGCAAGGTTCTAAGATTTGGTGCCAATTCTCCTGAAGTCATTGATCGGTTACATTGGCTTCGTGATGTCATGGCGCCAGCCCTACGGGAAGCTATCCGTTCAATAGGTGGTATAGATCTTAAAACTCTTACTGCAAAGGCCTTACAGATGGGAGATGAATGCCATAACCGTAACCTGGCGGCTACATCGTTGTTGACGCGAACCTTGATGCCTGCTTTGGTAAAGACATGCACACCCGATAAATTAGAGGAAATTGCCCTTTTCATGGCGAAAAATGATCACTTTTACCTGAATATATCCATGGCGGCATGCAAGGCAAGTCTTGACGCTGCCCATGGAGTACCCGGCAGCACCCTTGTTTCAGTTATGGCGCGCAATGGTGTAGAATTTGGTATCCGTGTAAGCGGCCTCAGTGGCGAATGGTTTACAGCCCCAGCCCCTTTTGTTAAAGGTCTGTATTTCCCCGGGTACGGCGATGCTGAAGCCAACCCTGACCTTGGTGATAGCGCTATTACTGAAACGTGTGGTCTTGGTGGTTTCGCCATGGCAGCAGCGCCGGCCATTGTTCAATTTGTGGGTGGAACTACTGAGGACGCCCTTAACTATACCCGGGAGATGTATAACATCACTTTAACGGCAAATCCCGATTATAACATTCCCAATCTGGATTTTCGACCTACGCCGACAGGTATTGACGTCCTAAAGGTTGTTGAAACAGGTATATGCCCTATAATCAATACAGGTATTGCCCACCGCAAAGCCGGTATTGGGCAGATCGGGGCTGGCCTTGTCCGTGCTCCCATGGAATGCTTTATTGTAGCGTTAAAGCGCCTCGCTGAGGTTATATGTTGA